A genomic segment from Amycolatopsis camponoti encodes:
- a CDS encoding enoyl-CoA hydratase-related protein, giving the protein MAETTYAVADRIATVTLNRPEARNGYTIRMADELGAAMDRADRDEDVRVVVLTGAGKDFCVGADLSQGGFDFDPATGPDAAWQEPAGRCSKRIFTMNKPVIAALHGAAVGAGSTITLPCDYRLASEDSRFGFVFTRRGIYPEGASAWFLPRLVGMGTALDWMISGRVFPAAEALEKGLVHQVFPAGTVLDEAYALAREIIANTAPVSVAVTRQLLYRMASADSPFPVHELDSRLIGGLGTNPDAVEGVMSFLQKRPPSFGLRVDKDLPDYLPWLDA; this is encoded by the coding sequence ATGGCCGAGACCACCTACGCCGTCGCGGACCGGATCGCCACGGTGACGCTGAACCGCCCCGAGGCGCGCAACGGCTACACGATCCGGATGGCCGACGAGCTCGGCGCCGCGATGGATCGCGCGGACCGCGACGAAGACGTCCGCGTGGTGGTGTTGACCGGGGCGGGCAAGGACTTCTGCGTCGGCGCCGACCTGTCACAGGGCGGCTTCGACTTCGACCCGGCGACCGGCCCGGACGCGGCCTGGCAGGAGCCCGCCGGCCGGTGCTCGAAGCGGATCTTCACGATGAACAAGCCGGTGATCGCGGCCCTGCACGGCGCGGCGGTCGGCGCCGGCAGCACCATCACGCTCCCCTGCGACTACCGCCTCGCGTCCGAGGACTCCCGGTTCGGCTTCGTGTTCACCCGCCGCGGCATCTACCCCGAGGGCGCGTCGGCGTGGTTCCTCCCCCGGCTCGTCGGGATGGGTACGGCGCTGGACTGGATGATCAGCGGCCGCGTCTTCCCCGCCGCCGAGGCGCTCGAAAAGGGCTTGGTGCACCAGGTGTTCCCGGCCGGGACGGTGCTCGACGAGGCGTACGCGCTGGCCCGCGAGATCATCGCGAACACCGCACCGGTGTCGGTCGCGGTCACCCGCCAGCTGCTCTACCGGATGGCCAGCGCCGACTCGCCGTTCCCGGTGCACGAGCTCGACTCCCGGCTGATCGGCGGGCTGGGCACGAACCCGGACGCCGTCGAAGGCGTCATGTCGTTCTTGCAGAAGCGGCCGCCGTCGTTCGGTCTGCGCGTCGACAAGGACCTCCCCGACTACTTGCCCTGGTTGGACGCATGA
- a CDS encoding acetoacetate decarboxylase family protein: protein MSLYPPQPWALTADARVSIWRVPPSELPALPEGASPLLVAGRASVFTAWIDYTPPGQLAYHELLAAVSIKARRVSCSITEIWVDSEASLAGGRELWAIPKDLATLDFTGGRTFQATAATADDWIATAAFKPRPALPLRVPTTFEVVQERDGLLRTPVGAKIRPRPASADWSFNPDGPLGYLAGRRPVTSLELPKSELRFGA from the coding sequence ATGAGCCTCTATCCCCCGCAGCCCTGGGCCCTGACCGCCGACGCGCGGGTGTCGATCTGGCGCGTGCCGCCGTCCGAGCTGCCCGCTTTGCCGGAAGGCGCTTCGCCGTTGCTCGTCGCGGGCCGGGCGTCGGTGTTCACGGCGTGGATCGACTACACCCCGCCGGGGCAGCTGGCGTACCACGAGCTGCTCGCCGCGGTGTCGATCAAGGCACGGCGCGTGTCCTGCTCGATCACGGAGATCTGGGTCGACAGCGAGGCCTCCCTGGCGGGCGGGCGCGAGCTGTGGGCGATCCCGAAGGACCTGGCGACGCTGGACTTCACCGGCGGCCGCACGTTCCAGGCCACGGCGGCGACGGCGGACGACTGGATCGCGACGGCGGCGTTCAAGCCCCGGCCCGCACTGCCGCTGCGCGTGCCGACGACGTTCGAGGTGGTCCAGGAACGCGACGGCCTCCTGCGGACCCCGGTCGGCGCGAAGATCCGGCCCCGCCCGGCATCGGCCGACTGGAGCTTCAACCCGGACGGCCCCCTCGGCTACCTCGCCGGACGGCGGCCGGTGACGAGCCTGGAGCTCCCGAAGTCCGAACTCCGCTTCGGCGCCTGA
- a CDS encoding ribonucleoside-diphosphate reductase subunit alpha, with protein sequence MSVDTGQRPAAADTPTAIRVIRRDGSVSPFDAGKISVALTKAFLAVEGGDAAASSRVHHVVAELTQQVETTLLRHAGPETALHIEQIQDIVELALMRGEHHKVARAYVLYRDERSKAREATKPATTEVALNVKGADGVLRPLDWARVSHVVGEAVAGLEDVSAEPVLAEAKRNLYDGISADELALAQVLAARVLVEQEPNYSYVSARLLLDKLRGEALSYLAKKPRLASQDEMATEYPAYFRAYLRRAVELALVDGELLSFDLDKITAAIHAERDLDFGFLGLQTLYDRYFQHHNGTRFELPQAFFMRVAMGLAIREDDREARAIEFYELLSTFHFMASTPTLFNSGTTRAQLSSCFLTTVDDDLDSIFQAYKNNALLAKYSGGLGNDWTPVRGLGAHIKGTNGQSQGVVPFLKIANDTAVAVNQGGKRKGAACAYLETWHVDIEEFLDLRKNTGDDRRRTHDMNTANWVPDEFLRRVEANAEWTLFSPNETPDLHDLYGNEFSARYREYEAMADRGEIKVFRRIRAVELWRRMLTMLFETGHPWITFKDPCNLRSPQQHVGVVHSSNLCTEITLNTTTDEVAVCNLGSVNLLKHVTPEGLDTKRLEKTVRTAVRMLDNVIDINFYTIPEARRSNLRHRPVGLGIMGFQDALFEIGVPFASDEAVKFADTSMEHLSYYAISASTDLAEERGQYQSFEGSLWSKGILPIDSMQLLIDARRGDGLDVDLSSTLDWAPLRERVKTVGMRNSNVMAIAPTATISNISGVGQSIEPLFQNLFVKSNMSGDFTVVNPHLVKSLKARGLWDEVMVSDLKYFDGSLGQIDRVPDDLKALYATAFEIESKWIVDAGSVRQKWIDQAQSLNLYIAAPSGRKLDELYRYAWHKGLKTTYYLRAQSATHVEKSTLRGTDGKLNAVSATPAPAAPAATPAPAAAVPAVPVTAPEPKEMPTTDVDFVTTEGAACRIDDPDCESCQ encoded by the coding sequence ATGTCAGTCGATACCGGTCAGCGGCCCGCCGCCGCCGACACCCCCACCGCGATCCGGGTCATCCGGCGGGACGGCAGCGTGTCGCCGTTCGACGCCGGGAAGATCTCGGTCGCGCTGACCAAGGCGTTCCTCGCGGTCGAGGGCGGCGACGCCGCCGCGTCCTCCCGCGTGCACCACGTCGTCGCGGAGCTGACCCAGCAGGTGGAGACCACCCTGCTGCGCCACGCCGGCCCCGAGACCGCCCTGCACATCGAGCAGATCCAGGACATCGTCGAGCTGGCCCTGATGCGCGGCGAGCACCACAAGGTCGCCCGCGCGTACGTCCTCTACCGCGACGAGCGCAGCAAGGCCCGCGAGGCCACCAAGCCCGCCACCACCGAGGTCGCGCTGAACGTCAAGGGCGCCGACGGCGTCCTGCGCCCGCTCGACTGGGCCCGCGTTTCCCACGTCGTGGGCGAGGCCGTCGCCGGCCTCGAGGACGTCTCGGCCGAGCCGGTGCTGGCCGAGGCCAAGCGCAACCTCTACGACGGCATCAGCGCCGACGAGCTGGCCCTCGCCCAGGTCCTCGCCGCCCGCGTGCTGGTCGAGCAGGAGCCGAACTACTCCTACGTCTCCGCCCGGCTGCTGCTGGACAAGCTGCGTGGCGAAGCACTGAGCTACCTGGCGAAGAAGCCGCGCCTGGCCAGCCAGGACGAGATGGCGACCGAGTACCCCGCGTACTTCCGCGCCTACCTGCGCCGCGCGGTCGAGCTGGCGCTGGTCGACGGCGAGCTGCTGTCGTTCGACCTCGACAAGATCACCGCCGCGATCCACGCCGAGCGGGACCTCGACTTCGGCTTCCTCGGCCTGCAGACGCTGTACGACCGGTACTTCCAGCACCACAACGGCACGCGCTTCGAGCTGCCGCAGGCGTTCTTCATGCGCGTCGCGATGGGCCTCGCCATCCGCGAGGACGACCGCGAAGCCCGCGCCATCGAGTTCTACGAGCTGCTCTCGACGTTCCACTTCATGGCCTCGACGCCGACGCTGTTCAACTCGGGCACCACCCGCGCGCAGCTGTCGTCCTGCTTCCTGACCACGGTGGACGACGACCTGGACTCGATCTTCCAGGCCTACAAGAACAACGCGCTGCTGGCGAAGTACTCGGGCGGCCTCGGCAACGACTGGACCCCGGTCCGCGGCCTCGGCGCGCACATCAAGGGCACCAACGGCCAGTCGCAGGGCGTCGTGCCGTTCCTCAAGATCGCCAACGACACCGCGGTCGCGGTCAACCAGGGCGGCAAGCGCAAGGGCGCGGCCTGCGCGTACCTCGAGACCTGGCACGTGGACATCGAGGAGTTCCTCGACCTGCGCAAGAACACCGGTGACGACCGCCGTCGCACGCACGACATGAACACGGCGAACTGGGTGCCGGACGAGTTCCTCCGCCGCGTCGAGGCCAACGCCGAGTGGACGCTGTTCTCGCCGAACGAGACCCCGGACCTGCACGACCTCTACGGCAACGAGTTCTCCGCCCGTTACCGCGAGTACGAGGCGATGGCCGACCGCGGCGAGATCAAGGTCTTCCGCCGGATCCGCGCGGTGGAGCTGTGGCGCCGCATGCTCACCATGCTGTTCGAGACCGGCCACCCGTGGATCACGTTCAAGGACCCGTGCAACCTGCGCTCGCCGCAGCAGCACGTCGGCGTCGTGCACTCGTCCAACCTGTGCACCGAGATCACGCTGAACACCACCACCGACGAGGTCGCGGTCTGCAACCTCGGCTCGGTGAACCTGCTCAAGCACGTCACCCCCGAGGGCCTGGACACGAAGCGCCTCGAGAAGACCGTGCGCACGGCCGTCCGCATGCTGGACAACGTGATCGACATCAACTTCTACACGATCCCGGAGGCGCGCCGCTCCAACCTGCGCCACCGCCCGGTCGGCCTGGGCATCATGGGCTTCCAGGACGCGCTGTTCGAGATCGGCGTCCCGTTCGCCTCCGACGAGGCCGTGAAGTTCGCCGACACCTCGATGGAGCACCTCTCCTACTACGCGATCTCGGCGTCGACCGACCTCGCCGAAGAGCGCGGGCAGTACCAGTCGTTCGAGGGATCGCTGTGGAGCAAGGGCATCCTGCCGATCGACTCGATGCAGCTGCTCATCGACGCGCGCCGCGGTGACGGCCTCGACGTCGACCTCTCGTCCACTTTGGACTGGGCGCCGCTGCGCGAGCGCGTCAAGACCGTCGGCATGCGCAACTCCAACGTGATGGCGATCGCGCCGACCGCGACGATCTCCAACATCTCGGGGGTCGGACAGTCGATCGAGCCGCTGTTCCAGAACCTGTTCGTCAAGTCGAACATGTCCGGCGACTTCACCGTCGTCAACCCGCACCTGGTCAAGAGCCTCAAGGCCCGCGGCCTGTGGGACGAGGTCATGGTCAGCGACCTCAAGTACTTCGACGGCAGCCTCGGCCAGATCGACCGCGTCCCGGACGACCTGAAGGCGCTGTACGCGACCGCGTTCGAGATCGAGTCGAAGTGGATCGTCGACGCCGGTTCGGTGCGCCAGAAGTGGATCGACCAGGCGCAGTCGCTGAACCTGTACATCGCGGCGCCGAGCGGCCGCAAGCTCGACGAGCTGTACCGCTACGCGTGGCACAAGGGCCTCAAGACCACGTACTACCTGCGGGCGCAGTCCGCGACGCACGTGGAGAAGAGCACCCTGCGCGGCACCGACGGCAAGCTGAACGCCGTCTCGGCCACCCCGGCTCCCGCCGCGCCGGCGGCCACCCCGGCGCCCGCGGCCGCTGTCCCGGCGGTGCCGGTGACCGCGCCGGAGCCGAAGGAGATGCCCACGACGGACGTCGACTTCGTCACCACCGAAGGCGCCGCCTGCCGCATCGACGACCCCGACTGCGAATCCTGCCAGTAA